A stretch of DNA from Acinetobacter sp. C26M:
GCCTGCGTTTTCGGATGCTCAATGGTTTTAACAAAATAGCTCGACACACGATTTTTTAGATTTTTGGCTTTGCCTACATACAAGAGTTCCCCATCTTTACCCAGCATTTTATAAACGCCAGGTAACTGAGTCATATGCGCCAATATTTTTTCAATGTGTTCTCGAGCGTTTGGGTTCACGATGTGCCTATTCTCTCTATTTACACCACATGATGTGATGTTTGCTTAATTTTTTTCAAGTTTTAAATGTGAATATCGTGTAATAGCGAAGCTTATAAATGATTTAGTGCTTCGAAAGCGTTTGATTTAAGGCACTGCAAAACGTCTGTTTATCTTTAGGTGAAACCAAAATATGAGTTGTAACTCCATCTTTCCGATAATCAATTCGTAGACGATCCAAAGATAAAGCAGGAGATGAAATCAAATTATGACTTATGGAAATTTTCGTAATATCTGACTGATTAATCTGCCACTTGAATAACATCGAACGAATCGTTAAATGTTGTTCTGTCACAATATAACGCGTATTAAAAATCGGCCACCATAATATAGCGATCGTCAGAAAATATAGTAGGGCATGTTCAGGATATTCCTGCATGGTGCCTTTCACATACATCGTCCA
This window harbors:
- a CDS encoding PH domain-containing protein, which gives rise to MQTFRSKIDWWFWGVVIATTGLLLQFLWTMYVKGTMQEYPEHALLYFLTIAILWWPIFNTRYIVTEQHLTIRSMLFKWQINQSDITKISISHNLISSPALSLDRLRIDYRKDGVTTHILVSPKDKQTFCSALNQTLSKH